Genomic DNA from Schistocerca gregaria isolate iqSchGreg1 chromosome 4, iqSchGreg1.2, whole genome shotgun sequence:
TACCACAGCACAACCTCGCCCGTTGTGAATACCGAGAAGCGTCGTAAATAATTTCGattccttctcttcttcttctccactTGAATTAGTACTCCGTGTGCAATGAACGCGATATTAACCAGACGGCAAAATGTGGTATTCATGTCAGTGTTTCTTACCATAGTGTTTAAAAGCTATTGTAAAGCAGAATATTGCAAAATTTTGGTTAGAAACTATGTTTTGATCGACAGAAATGAGCCTTTATCTGTATGGTGAATTATATTTTTCCCTTACTTCTTTCGGGGATTTTCCGGTGGAACAGGACAGCTTCGTGACTGATCTCAGATCGCGATGATGACGTGATGCTCGACTTTTGAATTAGCTAGTTCGAACCGCAACGTTTAAAAGACTTTTCGTTAGCAGAATGTGGCCAGTGAAGAAAGTACAGATACCTGCATTCTGTTTCGGACGGCCTGGATTGAACAGCAAACCTCTTTGCAAGTGTGTTATGTTGTGACAGCATAAAAAACAATATTACAACTAACAAAAAAACACAATATTACAACTAACACGTACTCTTCTGCGAATTGCATCACTTTATCCAGTACAACGCTCGCAGCTCACTCGGAAATGGCGAAAAAGGTCAGATATGGAAGAACTACGAAAAGGGTCACATATGGAAGAACTAACTATTTTGATGACGGTAGCAACCAAACTGAACTCCTGCCGCTCGAatttccccaccccaccccaccccaccctctaTGGAACGTCTTCGTAATATTCACACGTATCGCGTCAAATTCTGCACTTGAGTTAACTGTGAGCCTTGATTTGAAATGTAACTTCGCATTTGTTATTGTACCAAATTTGTGCGTGTACCGCGCTGTAGTTTGTTGACCAGTactaaattattattgttttttcagGTTGTAATTGCAATGCGAGATTTGTTTCAAGTTGTATTTGAACTGAAAAAGAAAGAGATCGAGTTAGCCAAGCAGCATATTGAGCAACACCAAATAAAGTTAGGAGGTGGGCTGTTTTCAGAAGGCTCATCAGGCACAAAggtaaacattacaccatgcaaCTCTGTTATTGTCCAATGTGATGGTAAGGATTCTGGAAATGTAATTTGTCCTATATTGCTTTCCTGTGTGATTTTAGAATGGAGCAAGCAGCTTGGAGCCAGGAGCAAGTAAGATGAGAACTATTCAGGAAGACTCAGCAGTGAAAGAGAATGGAACAGCTGCTTCATCTAAATCCGCTCAACAAACGTCCGAGGTTATAGCAGATCTTCTAGACCTGGAATTTGAACTGAACAGCATACAGCAAGGAATTCATCAAATGGAAAGAATAACGCCATCTGATCCATTTGGACCTTCGTCTATCAGAGAAGACCCCTTTGGAAGTGATCCATTTGGGGATTCATTTGCCCCTGCAACGACAGCGGCACCAACTCCGAAGTCAAGCAAGCAGCCTATAGCTATTTTGCCACCACCTCCGTCAGCAAAGGAGCCTGTTCGTTCCCTAGCAGACCCATTCAACGTACCAGCAACATCTCGTGGTACCAGCAGGCGGTCGACCAATCGAGCAGCTACGAGTGAACAACTACCCGCTCCTGCCCCAAGTACTGTGAAGCCAGTGCAAACTCAGGCGCCTACCGCACAGCCGGAGAAGCACTGGTTTGACCAAGAGACTGAGTCCCTTTTTGATGAAGGTGAATTGGTGACGCCACCATTAACATCCTCTGTAAATACTGTGACATTGCCACCAGTACAGCCACTTTCTGAGCAAGTAAGTTTTCTTTAACAACatagcaaatctgtaggcatttgAAATATTCAGTTATTTAGCAGTATCTTATATGCCAATATACTTGCTTGATTTCAGGATGATAAGGAGTCCAGGAGGAGTCCTTCAGCGCAGAAAGCTGAGAAGCCGTTTGATGTTTTCACTGAACTGGACCCACTTGGTACGGGCCGCAGTAAGCCGTATGTGGACAGAAAAGACTTTTTCCAGGAACTGAAGAATCCACCAAAGAAAGTTCTTAAAGACTTAGTCACAGAAATTCCTTCCGAAGCTACAGCCCCATTATTCCAGGCGACGTTTGAGAAAGGAAGTAATGCACTGACTCCAGGAGATGGTGATTTGCCGTGCTCCACGAGTACTGTGCTGTCGAGTGGCGACAAAACGACTGTCACATTTAGTCCACTGACTACCTCAGCTCTAACCACAATGTCAGCCAAAAAGCCGTTGGTGTTAGATGTTGACCCATTCGAAGACACTGATCCATTTGATAAGACTGATCCCTTTGCTGAAGACGATTTTCCTCAAAATAATTCGTTCCCAACGTTAGGCAGCAGTAGTGACCCTTTTGATACCGGTTTCGCTGATTTTACCATGTTCGCAAAGCCAAAGAAGAACGAAGTTTTTGCTGGCATTGCAGCACCTGTGCCAGCACAGGGCGATGTTAAACCGTCTACGCTCATGTCCTCGGCTGAAAGCACCACCCCTCAAACTTTCCACGGACCACTGAGAGTTTCATTGCCTCCCGAGAAAACAGATGTAGACACAGTTCTTACCACACAGTCTGTGACACTACCTTCGTCATCTACAGCCCCTCCATCCGTACTGGAAAGTCCTGTAGATACACTTAGCAAATCAAAGAGTAAAACTCCACGGCTCAGTAAACAAACCACATTGTCTACAATGGTGAAACTGCCAAGCCCGAAGTCAACGCCACGATCCTCGTCACGCCTTGTAAAGCAGATCACTGTGGACTCGTGCACAACCAGTAGCACAACACAATCAGTGCGTCTGAGTCCTACGCCTCCGATGCCTCCGACACCATCAAAATCGGACAGGAAGTCACCAGTAAGCCAGGGCGTCTTGGAAGGTGTTACGCTACGCAATCGGTGTGCCGTGACCCCTTCTCCTCCAGTGGTCGCCAGTTTCCCAGATTCTGGAGACGGTGACAGTACCTCGAGACTGTCGGGATCCAGTGCTGAGCTGGCAGAGATAGCCCCTGAACCGCCACCGAGGCCTGCAGCTAGCATTGCGGCCATCAAGCCACCTCCGCTACCTCCAAAGCGGCAGCAGATTAGCTGTATGATGAAACCACCTCCTAGACCTCCACACGCGGATGAACCACCTCACTATGACTATATAGAAAATTACGAAACGTCAACATCACCCACTCCTCATGAAATCGACGTGTTACAAAGTCCACCCCTCCCAGTTCCAGCAAGAAGGCCAAAATTTCCGGAAGTTGACTTTGTACCTCAGAGACCAAGGAGGCAACAACCTCCCCAACCTCTCTCTGCAAAATCTTCAATAGGCAGTGACGACTACTTAACACCTACACCTTTTCCGTTACTACCTCCACCTCAGAAGAAAAGTCCTAGCACAGACAGCGGCAAGTTCCATAACCTCCCCAAGGCTCGTTCGCCAGTTATGACGACAATTGATTCCATCCTTATGTCAACCTCGAGTGCAACAACCACATCAGCGAGTGATGACCGAAAGAAAAAGCCGAGTACTTCACTAAATATTACTTTAAGTCAGCTCACAAAAACGGGATTGCAAGATTTAGCAGCAGCGTTAGGTGTTTCTCCCGGGCATTTATCCAACATGACACTCCAGGAACTTACTAACTGCCTCTCCAAGCTTTCGACAGAAGCTCAAGGCCCCGAAAATGGCGGCGAGGAAACAAAGACAGAAACAGATGCGATTAAGAGAGACAAATATGCCACACTGAGAGAGTCGGTGGACGATGAACCAGAGTTTAAGGCAGACTTTGAAACTAATTTTGAACCAACAGACTCATCGGACAAACTGGAAGATGTTTTCCAGGAAGCACCATTTGATAAATATGCTGTATTCCGAGAATTGATTGAAGAAGCTAAAGATGATAGGCGGACCAAAGGAAGCACAGATTCTGTAGATGCTGAACCCAAAcaacgagtagtagtctccgaaagttCCGCAGAAGAGATGAAGGCAAGAAAGGAGGCTGAGGATAAATATGCTGCACTTAGGGAGATTTCTCTAGATGAAGGTGCCGCTGAAAAAGAGGATGGCGACACGTCAAGCGAGAAAGACGACAGTATTGCAGAAGGTATCAAACCAGAGGAAGAGGATGATTTGTTAACGTTATCAAGACAGCAGAGTGAAAGCACTGAATCGCCCACTGTTGAAGCGGTGACGCTTCGTGAACCCCAGTCGATCATTGAAACAACTATATTAGAGGAAGACGCAACTGCTTTAGAAGATGATGCTGGAGCTGGTGctgaagaaataaaacacacatcACCACTTTCCGCAGAAATAAGCCCTGTCACAAAGAATGCTGACGAGCAAGAGGCAGTAGAATCAGCAGACGGTAATAATGGATCGTCAGTATCTGAAAAAGAAGACGCCACTAACGATATTGGTTCTCCCGATAAGGATGATGACAGAGCTGAAGGCGTGTCCAGTGCTGAGGGTTGGGCAAAATTTGACTCAATTGTACCAGAAAAGACTTCACCTGATACGCAGAGAGAGGAAGTATCTTCACCATGGTCATCCGATGGGAAAGAAACAGGGAGAATGCCTCCAGCTAGTTACCAGGATCATTTGGAAAGagaacaagaaatggaaagaagaagaagaatgagagcACGAGGTCAGTggcgtgatgatgatgaagaagaagaaggctgGGAAGACAGGAGGGCAGATGGTATGCCATGGCAGGAAAGGCCTTGGAGAGAAAATGGT
This window encodes:
- the LOC126365909 gene encoding protein disabled isoform X2, encoding MAGADGEQRAAATPPPDASAASASAPAAAAPAEGSPRSAHRLSLRKSFRSLSAARTRSRPSHSHPPDKNEPSRFLGEGVSFKAKLIGILEVNEARGDRMCQEALADLKMAIRAAGEHKQRININIAIDGLRLRDEKTGDCLYHHPVHKISFIAQDMSDSRAFGYIFGSPDTGHRFFGIKTDKAASQVVIAMRDLFQVVFELKKKEIELAKQHIEQHQIKLGGGLFSEGSSGTKNGASSLEPGASKMRTIQEDSAVKENGTAASSKSAQQTSEVIADLLDLEFELNSIQQGIHQMERITPSDPFGPSSIREDPFGSDPFGDSFAPATTAAPTPKSSKQPIAILPPPPSAKEPVRSLADPFNVPATSRGTSRRSTNRAATSEQLPAPAPSTVKPVQTQAPTAQPEKHWFDQETESLFDEGELVTPPLTSSVNTVTLPPVQPLSEQDDKESRRSPSAQKAEKPFDVFTELDPLGTGRSKPYVDRKDFFQELKNPPKKVLKDLVTEIPSEATAPLFQATFEKGSNALTPGDGDLPCSTSTVLSSGDKTTVTFSPLTTSALTTMSAKKPLVLDVDPFEDTDPFDKTDPFAEDDFPQNNSFPTLGSSSDPFDTGFADFTMFAKPKKNEVFAGIAAPVPAQGDVKPSTLMSSAESTTPQTFHGPLRVSLPPEKTDVDTVLTTQSVTLPSSSTAPPSVLESPVDTLSKSKSKTPRLSKQTTLSTMVKLPSPKSTPRSSSRLVKQITVDSCTTSSTTQSVRLSPTPPMPPTPSKSDRKSPVSQGVLEGVTLRNRCAVTPSPPVVASFPDSGDGDSTSRLSGSSAELAEIAPEPPPRPAASIAAIKPPPLPPKRQQISCMMKPPPRPPHADEPPHYDYIENYETSTSPTPHEIDVLQSPPLPVPARRPKFPEVDFVPQRPRRQQPPQPLSAKSSIGSDDYLTPTPFPLLPPPQKKSPSTDSGKFHNLPKARSPVMTTIDSILMSTSSATTTSASDDRKKKPSTSLNITLSQLTKTGLQDLAAALGVSPGHLSNMTLQELTNCLSKLSTEAQGPENGGEETKTETDAIKRDKYATLRESVDDEPEFKADFETNFEPTDSSDKLEDVFQEAPFDKYAVFRELIEEAKDDRRTKGSTDSVDAEPKQRVVVSESSAEEMKARKEAEDKYAALREISLDEGAAEKEDGDTSSEKDDSIAEGIKPEEEDDLLTLSRQQSESTESPTVEAVTLREPQSIIETTILEEDATALEDDAGAGAEEIKHTSPLSAEISPVTKNADEQEAVESADGNNGSSVSEKEDATNDIGSPDKDDDRAEGVSSAEGWAKFDSIVPEKTSPDTQREEVSSPWSSDGKETGRMPPASYQDHLEREQEMERRRRMRARGQWRDDDEEEEGWEDRRADGMPWQERPWRENGWSDGEPYYDDGIHRKERMYHEERTARRRRPAPWKSGQRSSRDPSPWEQDDKDNEDHGWVTVNKRWRDRSVDEDEEEEEEEYEISRKPRSKQYPAPRDDERWRRYEHREMNGLEYEEGRKRRPSPWRGEGESRSSWESVSWDEEERFSQREYCDRRSKAEREEVYWRRRELEHDGRPYPWSRKCVPPDEDYMRPEQTLRWKGERYHRYSRDRSRELPWEDDYSEQGDEESPRYLGRKQNWPKRPSSATESRWTPEKGPASDYVPRIGEKQQHSLPSAARSDRPDSIEKMGSYTMTERRYREKVGRRPRSREGYFNSDQEYDYWPQQERPRRQDKEIGYDQRSQTLHTRRPQRYKKSSEYSYSQKSPFDDDFTMQPFEVGIDINKSQGAESDASDSAKQRSPALSSHSLPVTAGSSVETFAKGKESHTSDPNSRPKEIGLSSPPEPYQSSLGEDTNRVRTPRSSTHRKSPFEDDFTPTEIRGIRLASSVSSDISDHRKSPYEDTKPCSRGPSVVDEPACASVLDQKNGKLSDDVFLPAGTSETGKTHSEHAFADFESMPFGDGEFIPSPKTLSESKNSDKKAPGTVWSGEDSNKHDKFHPGMKLRMSNLMRADSSTSLKKSESINIFVRESDPFDDDFFCSDTASTIPRPRSENTGRAEEKSGASNQTEVFNWTQAFDSFNFEEEK
- the LOC126365909 gene encoding protein disabled isoform X1, encoding MPRALFPMELPRIRDILQRLHSGGRAMAGADGEQRAAATPPPDASAASASAPAAAAPAEGSPRSAHRLSLRKSFRSLSAARTRSRPSHSHPPDKNEPSRFLGEGVSFKAKLIGILEVNEARGDRMCQEALADLKMAIRAAGEHKQRININIAIDGLRLRDEKTGDCLYHHPVHKISFIAQDMSDSRAFGYIFGSPDTGHRFFGIKTDKAASQVVIAMRDLFQVVFELKKKEIELAKQHIEQHQIKLGGGLFSEGSSGTKNGASSLEPGASKMRTIQEDSAVKENGTAASSKSAQQTSEVIADLLDLEFELNSIQQGIHQMERITPSDPFGPSSIREDPFGSDPFGDSFAPATTAAPTPKSSKQPIAILPPPPSAKEPVRSLADPFNVPATSRGTSRRSTNRAATSEQLPAPAPSTVKPVQTQAPTAQPEKHWFDQETESLFDEGELVTPPLTSSVNTVTLPPVQPLSEQDDKESRRSPSAQKAEKPFDVFTELDPLGTGRSKPYVDRKDFFQELKNPPKKVLKDLVTEIPSEATAPLFQATFEKGSNALTPGDGDLPCSTSTVLSSGDKTTVTFSPLTTSALTTMSAKKPLVLDVDPFEDTDPFDKTDPFAEDDFPQNNSFPTLGSSSDPFDTGFADFTMFAKPKKNEVFAGIAAPVPAQGDVKPSTLMSSAESTTPQTFHGPLRVSLPPEKTDVDTVLTTQSVTLPSSSTAPPSVLESPVDTLSKSKSKTPRLSKQTTLSTMVKLPSPKSTPRSSSRLVKQITVDSCTTSSTTQSVRLSPTPPMPPTPSKSDRKSPVSQGVLEGVTLRNRCAVTPSPPVVASFPDSGDGDSTSRLSGSSAELAEIAPEPPPRPAASIAAIKPPPLPPKRQQISCMMKPPPRPPHADEPPHYDYIENYETSTSPTPHEIDVLQSPPLPVPARRPKFPEVDFVPQRPRRQQPPQPLSAKSSIGSDDYLTPTPFPLLPPPQKKSPSTDSGKFHNLPKARSPVMTTIDSILMSTSSATTTSASDDRKKKPSTSLNITLSQLTKTGLQDLAAALGVSPGHLSNMTLQELTNCLSKLSTEAQGPENGGEETKTETDAIKRDKYATLRESVDDEPEFKADFETNFEPTDSSDKLEDVFQEAPFDKYAVFRELIEEAKDDRRTKGSTDSVDAEPKQRVVVSESSAEEMKARKEAEDKYAALREISLDEGAAEKEDGDTSSEKDDSIAEGIKPEEEDDLLTLSRQQSESTESPTVEAVTLREPQSIIETTILEEDATALEDDAGAGAEEIKHTSPLSAEISPVTKNADEQEAVESADGNNGSSVSEKEDATNDIGSPDKDDDRAEGVSSAEGWAKFDSIVPEKTSPDTQREEVSSPWSSDGKETGRMPPASYQDHLEREQEMERRRRMRARGQWRDDDEEEEGWEDRRADGMPWQERPWRENGWSDGEPYYDDGIHRKERMYHEERTARRRRPAPWKSGQRSSRDPSPWEQDDKDNEDHGWVTVNKRWRDRSVDEDEEEEEEEYEISRKPRSKQYPAPRDDERWRRYEHREMNGLEYEEGRKRRPSPWRGEGESRSSWESVSWDEEERFSQREYCDRRSKAEREEVYWRRRELEHDGRPYPWSRKCVPPDEDYMRPEQTLRWKGERYHRYSRDRSRELPWEDDYSEQGDEESPRYLGRKQNWPKRPSSATESRWTPEKGPASDYVPRIGEKQQHSLPSAARSDRPDSIEKMGSYTMTERRYREKVGRRPRSREGYFNSDQEYDYWPQQERPRRQDKEIGYDQRSQTLHTRRPQRYKKSSEYSYSQKSPFDDDFTMQPFEVGIDINKSQGAESDASDSAKQRSPALSSHSLPVTAGSSVETFAKGKESHTSDPNSRPKEIGLSSPPEPYQSSLGEDTNRVRTPRSSTHRKSPFEDDFTPTEIRGIRLASSVSSDISDHRKSPYEDTKPCSRGPSVVDEPACASVLDQKNGKLSDDVFLPAGTSETGKTHSEHAFADFESMPFGDGEFIPSPKTLSESKNSDKKAPGTVWSGEDSNKHDKFHPGMKLRMSNLMRADSSTSLKKSESINIFVRESDPFDDDFFCSDTASTIPRPRSENTGRAEEKSGASNQTEVFNWTQAFDSFNFEEEK
- the LOC126365909 gene encoding protein disabled isoform X3, with protein sequence MQTLRKKTSPCKYKNEPSRFLGEGVSFKAKLIGILEVNEARGDRMCQEALADLKMAIRAAGEHKQRININIAIDGLRLRDEKTGDCLYHHPVHKISFIAQDMSDSRAFGYIFGSPDTGHRFFGIKTDKAASQVVIAMRDLFQVVFELKKKEIELAKQHIEQHQIKLGGGLFSEGSSGTKNGASSLEPGASKMRTIQEDSAVKENGTAASSKSAQQTSEVIADLLDLEFELNSIQQGIHQMERITPSDPFGPSSIREDPFGSDPFGDSFAPATTAAPTPKSSKQPIAILPPPPSAKEPVRSLADPFNVPATSRGTSRRSTNRAATSEQLPAPAPSTVKPVQTQAPTAQPEKHWFDQETESLFDEGELVTPPLTSSVNTVTLPPVQPLSEQDDKESRRSPSAQKAEKPFDVFTELDPLGTGRSKPYVDRKDFFQELKNPPKKVLKDLVTEIPSEATAPLFQATFEKGSNALTPGDGDLPCSTSTVLSSGDKTTVTFSPLTTSALTTMSAKKPLVLDVDPFEDTDPFDKTDPFAEDDFPQNNSFPTLGSSSDPFDTGFADFTMFAKPKKNEVFAGIAAPVPAQGDVKPSTLMSSAESTTPQTFHGPLRVSLPPEKTDVDTVLTTQSVTLPSSSTAPPSVLESPVDTLSKSKSKTPRLSKQTTLSTMVKLPSPKSTPRSSSRLVKQITVDSCTTSSTTQSVRLSPTPPMPPTPSKSDRKSPVSQGVLEGVTLRNRCAVTPSPPVVASFPDSGDGDSTSRLSGSSAELAEIAPEPPPRPAASIAAIKPPPLPPKRQQISCMMKPPPRPPHADEPPHYDYIENYETSTSPTPHEIDVLQSPPLPVPARRPKFPEVDFVPQRPRRQQPPQPLSAKSSIGSDDYLTPTPFPLLPPPQKKSPSTDSGKFHNLPKARSPVMTTIDSILMSTSSATTTSASDDRKKKPSTSLNITLSQLTKTGLQDLAAALGVSPGHLSNMTLQELTNCLSKLSTEAQGPENGGEETKTETDAIKRDKYATLRESVDDEPEFKADFETNFEPTDSSDKLEDVFQEAPFDKYAVFRELIEEAKDDRRTKGSTDSVDAEPKQRVVVSESSAEEMKARKEAEDKYAALREISLDEGAAEKEDGDTSSEKDDSIAEGIKPEEEDDLLTLSRQQSESTESPTVEAVTLREPQSIIETTILEEDATALEDDAGAGAEEIKHTSPLSAEISPVTKNADEQEAVESADGNNGSSVSEKEDATNDIGSPDKDDDRAEGVSSAEGWAKFDSIVPEKTSPDTQREEVSSPWSSDGKETGRMPPASYQDHLEREQEMERRRRMRARGQWRDDDEEEEGWEDRRADGMPWQERPWRENGWSDGEPYYDDGIHRKERMYHEERTARRRRPAPWKSGQRSSRDPSPWEQDDKDNEDHGWVTVNKRWRDRSVDEDEEEEEEEYEISRKPRSKQYPAPRDDERWRRYEHREMNGLEYEEGRKRRPSPWRGEGESRSSWESVSWDEEERFSQREYCDRRSKAEREEVYWRRRELEHDGRPYPWSRKCVPPDEDYMRPEQTLRWKGERYHRYSRDRSRELPWEDDYSEQGDEESPRYLGRKQNWPKRPSSATESRWTPEKGPASDYVPRIGEKQQHSLPSAARSDRPDSIEKMGSYTMTERRYREKVGRRPRSREGYFNSDQEYDYWPQQERPRRQDKEIGYDQRSQTLHTRRPQRYKKSSEYSYSQKSPFDDDFTMQPFEVGIDINKSQGAESDASDSAKQRSPALSSHSLPVTAGSSVETFAKGKESHTSDPNSRPKEIGLSSPPEPYQSSLGEDTNRVRTPRSSTHRKSPFEDDFTPTEIRGIRLASSVSSDISDHRKSPYEDTKPCSRGPSVVDEPACASVLDQKNGKLSDDVFLPAGTSETGKTHSEHAFADFESMPFGDGEFIPSPKTLSESKNSDKKAPGTVWSGEDSNKHDKFHPGMKLRMSNLMRADSSTSLKKSESINIFVRESDPFDDDFFCSDTASTIPRPRSENTGRAEEKSGASNQTEVFNWTQAFDSFNFEEEK